A DNA window from Porites lutea chromosome 6, jaPorLute2.1, whole genome shotgun sequence contains the following coding sequences:
- the LOC140940338 gene encoding FMN-dependent NADH:quinone oxidoreductase 1-like, which produces MATITNIPLANIHRSVKGKFGLRRGLKIALLIQRRCCSYISAFQGEVKSSGDFKKTNPQIQVLHLNSSGSDERSWTGIASKTFFTAYKSRNHQHIISEINLWDKDLLQYDLSHVASKMRMVTGEDKPSDKQNLEPVEKMVKTLFLADKLVISCPMWNYSVPYVLKQYIDCVVQPGLTFRETSNGPQGLLSGRPLLLITSSGGDYSTGDMKALDYQVPYLKDIFGLIGFTDVRHIYIKNTAHTQKDDLMSLIESSCLEHAAKF; this is translated from the coding sequence ATGGCGACCATCACCAATATACCTTTAGCCAACATTCATCGTAGTGTAAAGGGAAAATTTGGATTAAGACGAGGACTGAAAATAGCACTCTTAATTCAGAGAAGATGCTGTTCATATATTTCAGCTTTTCAAGGAGAAGTAAAGTCGAGTGGTGACTTCAAGAAGACAAATCCGCAGATTCAAGTACTCCACCTAAACTCGTCTGGGTCGGATGAGAGATCGTGGACTGGTATAGCTTCCAAAACGTTTTTCACAGCGTACAAATCTAGAAATCACCAACATATTATCAGTGAGATAAATCTTTGGGATAAAGATCTTTTACAGTATGATTTATCGCatgttgcaagcaaaatgcgaATGGTGACAGGGGAGGACAAACCGTCGGATAAACAGAACTTAGAACCAGTGGAGAAGATGGTGAAGACATTGTTTTTAGCGGATAAACTGGTTATTTCGTGTCCTATGTGGAATTATAGCGTTCCCTATGTCTTGAAGCAGTATATCGACTGTGTTGTTCAGCCTGGTTTGACATTTAGGGAAACCTCAAATGGTCCACAAGGGCTGTTAAGTGGAAGGCCCTTGCTTCTTATAACCTCATCAGGCGGGGACTACTCAACCGGCGATATGAAAGCACTTGACTATCAAGTTCCTTATTTGAAAGATATCTTTGGCTTAATTGGTTTTACAGATGTAAGGCATATTTATATTAAGAACACAGCTCACACGCAAAAAGATGACCTGATGAGTTTAATTGAATCAAGTTGTCTGGAACATGCTGCTAAATTTTAA
- the LOC140940339 gene encoding acyl carrier protein-like gives MATHMLRQFARRAVYAHPLLRRQSIRLVSSSPRVIFAGNKCLQQPFLVSSSLAAKPPSLMGVRLFADAGAALSREEIQTRVMDVLKLFDKVEPEKLTHKSHFVNDLGLDSLDIVEIVMALEDDFAIEISDEEAEKVFTVDDAVQLIAKALDEH, from the exons ATGGCGACCCACATGCTTCGACAGTTTGCTAGGCGGGCTGTATACGCTCATCCATTGCTGAGGAGGCAGAGCATACGGCTGGTCTCTTCTTCTCCACGTGTTATTTTTGCTGGTAACAAATGTTTGCAGCAGCCATTTCTTGTCAGCAGCAGCTTGGCAGCAAAACCTCCATCTCTTATGGGCGTTCGCTTGTTTGCCGATGCTGGAGCAGCGCTATCAAGGGAAGAAATTCAGACACGAGTCATGGATGTCttaaaactttttgacaaagtGGAGCCCGAAAAG ctCACCCATAAAAGTCATTTTGTTAATGACCTTGGATTGGACAGCTTGGATATAGTTGAGATTGTCATGGCATTGGAAGATGACTTTG CAATTGAAATATCTGATGAAGAAGCTGAAAAAGTGTTTACAGTTGATGATGCTGTGCAGTTAATAGCTAAAGCATTGGATGAACATTAG